In Pseudobacter ginsenosidimutans, the following are encoded in one genomic region:
- a CDS encoding efflux RND transporter periplasmic adaptor subunit: protein MKKITRILLAVVLIGGSLFLIASVLKKNKQKSEEKTAVVAQTNATVAIRVSPVVKSAPELDVIANGNFAPSQELSFSAEKAGRVVNVLVKEGSHVSKGQVLATIRVDQLNVDLSSAEAAYQTAVTDFDRYSNAFKTGGVTQQQLDQAKLQLSNARAKLDASRINLGDASIRASINGIVNAKYIEPGSVVAAGTKLFDIVNVSTLKLMVTVNEAQVANLKTGREVNVKASVFPGTAFKGNITFIAPKADASLNFPVEITIANNPGQQLKAGMYGTAVFDFPDQAATIIVPRTAFVGSVSSGEIFIAENGTAKLKKVTAGRVFGNQVEVLDGLQEGDQVITSGQINLADGTKVSVIK from the coding sequence ATGAAAAAGATAACTCGCATACTCCTGGCGGTAGTGCTGATCGGCGGTTCCCTCTTTCTGATCGCAAGTGTACTGAAGAAGAACAAACAGAAATCGGAAGAGAAAACTGCCGTGGTGGCGCAAACGAATGCTACTGTAGCAATACGCGTGAGCCCCGTTGTTAAATCTGCTCCCGAACTGGACGTGATCGCAAACGGCAATTTCGCGCCTTCTCAGGAGCTCAGCTTCTCTGCTGAAAAAGCAGGTCGTGTTGTGAATGTACTTGTGAAAGAAGGAAGCCATGTTTCCAAAGGACAGGTGCTGGCCACCATCCGTGTTGATCAGCTCAATGTAGACCTGTCCAGCGCAGAAGCAGCATATCAGACAGCAGTAACCGATTTTGACCGGTACAGCAATGCCTTCAAAACAGGTGGTGTAACACAACAGCAACTGGACCAGGCCAAGCTGCAACTCAGCAATGCCAGGGCAAAGCTGGACGCCAGCAGGATCAACCTCGGTGATGCCAGCATCCGCGCCAGTATCAATGGGATCGTGAATGCAAAATATATCGAGCCCGGTTCAGTAGTGGCTGCCGGAACCAAGCTCTTCGATATCGTTAATGTAAGCACGCTCAAACTGATGGTGACAGTTAACGAAGCACAGGTAGCCAATCTGAAAACAGGCAGGGAAGTGAATGTGAAAGCCAGTGTATTCCCCGGAACAGCGTTCAAAGGCAATATCACTTTCATTGCTCCAAAGGCAGATGCCAGTCTCAACTTCCCGGTTGAGATCACCATCGCCAACAATCCCGGCCAGCAATTGAAAGCAGGTATGTACGGCACAGCCGTATTTGATTTCCCTGACCAGGCTGCCACCATCATCGTACCACGCACAGCATTCGTGGGCAGCGTGAGCAGCGGTGAGATCTTCATTGCAGAAAATGGCACAGCCAAATTGAAAAAAGTAACAGCGGGCCGTGTATTCGGCAACCAGGTGGAAGTGCTCGACGGATTACAGGAAGGTGACCAGGTGATCACCAGCGGCCAGATCAATCTGGCAGATGGCACTAAGGTCAGTGTGATCAAATAG
- a CDS encoding TolC family protein, translating into MKPKMIHFRRAAFVLLLLTGLAPVLQAQTQSQLPSPFTLKNALEFALEHKSNVKKAKLDEENSGHQIAEVRSRALPTVTGSGSLSYNPILQLSAVPGELAGQPGTTLLIPFGQKWSSSAAISLQQNLFDQSVFTGLKAAKTTQEYYKILSTLTDEQTIEQVASNYYQVLVQRQKLVVIDSNIATTTRVKEVIEGQYKNGLAKKIDLDRTRVNISNLQAQRQQILNAVQIQENTLKFYMGMNIATPIDIPAAAFDNIEPSFQLAASNPDVTKLTDYQLLKKQEVLLNFQKDAVKAEYYPTLSLNGNYGYQGLGNKFPIGTGKPAVNWFDYASIGLNLKIPIFNGFATRSRVRQADVDIRKVQEDLKNTELSLNLAFENARTQISNSIITLNNQKENVELAREVYDNTRNNYNQGLAPLTDLLDAENSLTTAQNNYSSALLDYRLAEIQLIKSQGNLKSLLN; encoded by the coding sequence ATGAAACCGAAAATGATTCATTTCCGGAGAGCAGCCTTTGTGTTGCTATTGCTGACAGGTCTTGCACCTGTTCTGCAGGCTCAAACGCAGTCGCAGCTCCCCTCTCCCTTTACCCTGAAGAACGCACTGGAGTTTGCTTTGGAGCACAAATCCAATGTAAAGAAAGCAAAGCTCGATGAAGAGAACAGCGGGCACCAGATCGCAGAAGTGAGAAGCCGCGCGCTTCCCACCGTTACCGGATCAGGCAGCCTTTCCTACAATCCCATTCTTCAGCTGAGCGCTGTTCCCGGCGAACTGGCAGGACAACCGGGCACTACACTGCTGATCCCATTCGGACAGAAATGGAGCAGCAGCGCTGCCATCTCTTTACAACAAAATCTTTTCGACCAGAGCGTATTCACCGGGCTGAAAGCAGCAAAGACCACACAGGAGTATTACAAGATCCTCAGCACGCTCACCGATGAACAAACCATCGAACAGGTGGCCAGCAATTACTACCAGGTACTGGTTCAACGCCAGAAACTGGTGGTGATAGACAGTAATATCGCTACTACCACGCGTGTGAAGGAAGTGATAGAAGGTCAATATAAAAATGGACTGGCCAAGAAGATCGATCTGGACAGAACCCGTGTGAACATCTCCAACCTGCAGGCGCAACGCCAGCAGATCCTGAACGCCGTTCAGATCCAGGAGAACACATTGAAGTTTTATATGGGTATGAATATCGCCACGCCAATTGATATTCCTGCCGCCGCATTCGATAATATCGAACCTTCGTTCCAGTTGGCTGCATCAAATCCGGATGTGACGAAGCTCACGGATTATCAACTGCTCAAAAAGCAGGAAGTGCTGCTCAACTTTCAGAAAGACGCTGTGAAAGCGGAGTACTATCCCACCCTCAGCCTCAATGGCAACTACGGTTACCAGGGACTGGGTAATAAATTCCCGATCGGTACCGGCAAGCCTGCCGTGAACTGGTTCGATTATGCATCAATCGGTCTCAACCTGAAGATCCCCATCTTCAACGGCTTCGCAACACGTTCACGCGTAAGACAGGCGGACGTTGATATCCGGAAAGTACAGGAAGACCTGAAGAACACCGAGCTCAGCCTGAACCTCGCATTCGAAAATGCGAGGACGCAGATCTCCAACAGCATCATCACACTGAACAATCAGAAAGAGAATGTGGAGCTCGCCCGGGAAGTATACGATAATACACGCAACAACTATAACCAGGGACTGGCGCCGCTTACAGACTTACTGGATGCGGAGAACAGTCTTACTACAGCTCAAAATAATTATTCATCCGCCCTGCTGGACTACCGCCTCGCGGAAATACAACTGATCAAATCGCAGGGAAATTTAAAATCACTCTTAAACTAA
- a CDS encoding TetR/AcrR family transcriptional regulator: MEQLILDTAYQWFTTQGVQSFTMDDIASRLGMSKKTLYRYFVSRQELVEKVANRLSSDYEAAMVTVDEKPVDSLRKLLGYIGTVLNYCKKINPVFFTDLRRHYPVQWVELNKSMENTIGSRIIRTLETGIQEGIFRGNLHPQLVIAIWQQHLATDFEFASRLTNDYSKDEVFRQALYLFLYGVVTPAAIPSLEEELSSFTNNTHEQTQLHTHQ, from the coding sequence ATGGAACAATTAATTCTGGATACTGCCTACCAATGGTTCACCACTCAGGGAGTGCAATCCTTCACCATGGACGACATCGCATCACGGTTGGGCATGTCGAAGAAAACGCTGTACCGCTATTTCGTATCCCGTCAGGAACTGGTGGAAAAAGTGGCGAACAGACTCTCATCAGATTATGAAGCAGCGATGGTGACTGTGGATGAAAAGCCGGTTGATAGTCTCAGGAAACTGCTCGGCTATATCGGTACAGTCCTCAACTATTGCAAGAAGATAAACCCAGTATTCTTTACAGACCTGCGCAGGCATTACCCTGTTCAATGGGTAGAGCTGAACAAGAGCATGGAGAACACCATCGGCTCACGTATCATCAGAACATTGGAAACCGGCATCCAGGAAGGCATCTTCCGTGGCAACCTGCATCCGCAACTGGTGATCGCCATTTGGCAGCAGCACCTCGCTACGGATTTTGAATTCGCCTCCAGGCTTACCAACGATTATTCAAAGGACGAAGTTTTCCGCCAGGCCCTCTACCTCTTCCTCTACGGAGTGGTAACACCTGCTGCTATTCCTTCACTGGAAGAAGAGCTGAGCTCTTTCACGAATAACACACACGAACAAACGCAGTTACATACTCACCAATAA
- a CDS encoding TetR/AcrR family transcriptional regulator encodes MSNSQVVKDPVREEILRKAAELLGRFGFKKTTMEDIARAIGKSKSALYYYYKTKEEIFEAVVAEDMDESRCMTEEKMNSVESAPEKFRLMFTTIFGSIREKIDKFSVFRADVMENPALMENIGKERDVYMENLLRNLVLYGIERGEIRKMTDEEISVWTKVTNMTMRAIGQRLFLEDNFAYVEKHLDFLAATMLNGIVVKK; translated from the coding sequence ATGTCGAATAGTCAAGTTGTAAAAGACCCGGTCCGGGAAGAGATCTTAAGGAAGGCAGCTGAGCTGCTGGGCCGTTTTGGTTTCAAGAAGACCACGATGGAGGATATTGCCCGTGCGATCGGAAAATCAAAGAGCGCACTTTATTATTATTATAAGACCAAGGAGGAGATCTTCGAAGCAGTAGTGGCGGAGGATATGGATGAATCCCGTTGTATGACGGAGGAAAAGATGAACTCCGTGGAATCCGCTCCTGAAAAATTCAGGCTGATGTTCACTACCATCTTTGGATCTATCAGGGAGAAGATCGATAAGTTCTCTGTATTCCGTGCGGATGTGATGGAGAACCCTGCGCTGATGGAGAATATCGGCAAGGAACGCGATGTATACATGGAGAACCTGTTGCGCAACCTGGTGCTGTATGGGATCGAAAGGGGAGAGATCCGGAAGATGACAGACGAAGAGATCAGCGTCTGGACCAAAGTAACGAACATGACTATGCGCGCGATAGGCCAGCGGCTTTTCCTGGAGGATAATTTTGCCTATGTGGAGAAGCATCTTGATTTTCTGGCAGCGACGATGCTGAATGGAATTGTGGTGAAGAAATAA
- a CDS encoding RNA polymerase sigma-70 factor, translating to MSMDLPYPDARLLEMLVEGDRLAFETIYRKYWFPLFNSVFKRIKDKQKAEDLVQEVFFKLWRNKEKLSVDNLEAYLRTAARYEAINYLSRTKISYQFFEPFHEILQDRDQPDLQLFSKDLLDLIHSFAKTLPEKRRQIFLLHIQSRLSTKEIAEKLGISQKTVQNQLGTALNELKPRILQFVAALITTHYS from the coding sequence ATGTCAATGGATCTGCCATACCCGGATGCCAGGTTGCTGGAAATGCTAGTAGAGGGCGACAGGCTTGCATTTGAGACCATCTACCGTAAGTACTGGTTCCCACTTTTTAACTCTGTTTTCAAACGTATTAAAGACAAACAAAAGGCGGAAGACCTGGTGCAGGAAGTATTCTTCAAACTGTGGAGGAACAAAGAAAAACTGTCTGTCGACAATCTTGAAGCCTATCTCAGAACGGCTGCCCGGTATGAAGCCATCAATTATTTATCGCGGACAAAGATCAGCTACCAGTTCTTCGAACCATTTCATGAGATCTTGCAGGACAGGGACCAGCCAGACCTTCAGTTATTTTCCAAAGACCTGCTGGACCTGATCCATTCCTTTGCAAAAACACTCCCGGAAAAACGCAGGCAGATCTTCCTGCTGCATATCCAATCCAGATTATCCACCAAAGAGATCGCCGAGAAGCTGGGCATTTCACAAAAGACCGTTCAAAACCAGTTGGGAACTGCATTGAACGAGCTGAAGCCCCGCATCCTTCAATTTGTTGCTGCGCTGATCACCACGCATTATTCCTGA
- a CDS encoding FecR family protein has product MKKLQRLLTRYTKGTASPEEKEFVEQYYSLFEQEADLGMSEGERKQLVDANWEKMENGMNEPQSGKLIYMLATRKRWIAAAVIFLIAGAGWFWYAGTGTNTDNPVQTATAEDIAPGRNGAILTLDNGKEILLDSSGSGVIATQHGSKVILNDNGVVYAPEEKPASAIVYNTLSTPRGRQFHIDLPDGTSVWLNAASSIRFPASFTGNERKVTITGEAYFEVAANKSMPFVVDVNGKAMIQVLGTVFNVNAYEDGKGIYTSLLQGSIRMNHQKESFTLLPGQQTMISSKGMELVPHADTDMAVAWKNGKFQFSFTPIDEILSQFARWYDVDVIYERGVPDLAFTGMLRRDYTLKQALSILETMGVHFRTEGRKLIVLP; this is encoded by the coding sequence ATGAAGAAATTACAGCGCTTATTGACACGCTATACGAAAGGTACCGCTTCTCCGGAAGAGAAGGAGTTTGTGGAGCAATATTATTCGCTTTTCGAGCAGGAGGCGGACCTGGGTATGAGTGAAGGTGAGCGCAAACAGTTGGTGGATGCCAACTGGGAAAAAATGGAAAACGGGATGAATGAGCCGCAAAGCGGAAAGCTGATCTACATGCTGGCTACCCGCAAGCGCTGGATCGCTGCAGCAGTGATATTCCTGATAGCAGGCGCGGGCTGGTTCTGGTATGCGGGAACAGGCACGAACACAGATAACCCTGTACAGACTGCTACTGCAGAGGATATTGCACCCGGAAGGAATGGCGCCATCCTTACTCTTGATAATGGCAAAGAGATATTGCTCGACAGTTCCGGTAGCGGTGTGATTGCCACTCAACATGGCTCGAAAGTAATATTGAATGATAACGGCGTGGTATATGCGCCAGAAGAAAAACCAGCTTCAGCAATTGTGTACAATACACTGTCCACGCCCAGAGGCAGGCAATTCCATATCGATTTGCCGGATGGCACGTCAGTATGGTTGAACGCAGCCAGCTCCATCAGGTTCCCGGCCAGTTTTACAGGTAATGAAAGAAAGGTTACCATTACCGGAGAGGCATATTTTGAAGTGGCTGCCAACAAATCGATGCCCTTTGTAGTGGATGTGAATGGAAAGGCAATGATACAGGTGCTCGGTACGGTATTCAATGTAAATGCTTACGAAGATGGCAAGGGTATTTACACCAGTCTGCTGCAGGGCAGCATCCGGATGAACCATCAGAAGGAATCGTTTACGCTGCTTCCAGGCCAGCAAACGATGATCAGCAGCAAGGGCATGGAACTTGTTCCCCATGCAGACACAGACATGGCTGTGGCCTGGAAAAATGGAAAATTCCAGTTCAGTTTTACCCCGATAGACGAAATACTCAGTCAATTCGCCCGGTGGTATGATGTGGATGTGATCTATGAACGCGGTGTTCCTGATCTTGCCTTCACGGGTATGCTCAGACGGGATTACACGCTGAAACAGGCACTGAGCATTCTTGAGACCATGGGCGTACACTTCAGAACAGAAGGAAGGAAGTTGATAGTGCTACCATAA
- a CDS encoding SusC/RagA family TonB-linked outer membrane protein → MNRILLRKSLRTVDPPGIQVFTKLTKWGIVSFLLLLVQFAHAQTISLQAKNITLQKVFNEIRKQTGYDVFYNSRQIDSSIKVTVNAKAQPLDAFMQQVLQGHPFSHSIIGSTILVRREDKPKPASLLTDPTQTGVQGVVLDEKTRTPLLGVTVMLGRTRKGTQTDAMGKFHIREVQDDDSIVFSMVGYTSIVRRFQPEVRNMMVLLRPAVSDLDAAVVQAYGVTSKRLSTGNISRVSGEELRRQPAINPLAALQGKVPGMTAVITNGHPSAPVKLEIRGRSSLNSEFSGEPLYIVDGVIRTILDGAGSTQYDVGTSPGFVQAGGSFTGGQSIFFGMNAEDIESIEVLKDGDATAIYGSRGANGVVIITTRKAQPGKTTFTVQLNQEFTDIARYPKMIDRETYFNLRREALRNDGIGPTEQNAPDLVLWDTTRYIDWNREIYQTGANTRVMAAASGGDNRNSFRLSSSYNTLRTINKGPDKNGVLNINFSYNHKSSDGKLDMGLTTGYIYTFTEAARMPVAELAPNAPAILDSNGKPNYAPFHGLGSIARYEFASLFQPGITKVNSFTSSFNAGYAIAKGLSLRVTAGYSSMSSINDILIPLASLSPLETGLTGSVLMGRSTSSNWNADPTINYGTNLGRGQLDVMVGTSIQQRKTIYMSLYGAGYTNDNLLGSIADAAVKDIVEGTNLYRYNAVFGRINFRWDRKYILNLNGRRDGSSRFGPGKQFGNFGSIGFAWVLSEEEWWKKNIPSFLNFFKLRGSYGLSGNDNVSEYQYLSQWGTQLGSSSSSKLYDYNGERPYAPMHAVNQLFQWETVTKQELGTELELFNKLMLSVSWYRQVCDNQLTSQPVGSYTGFSFVVTNSPAKVENRGVEIQLGGDIIKRKNFTWRGDFNIAFNRNRLLAYPNLDKSRHASRYRIGESLNVNFLYHYMGVDPLTGEYRFEDYNKDGSLSNGNGRPGGLGNDRYVVFDKTPKFNGGFSSSVAWKNLSFSLGFAFAKMLMVDPLLSVNPGAFGEVYIPDQLLRNYWKKPGDIAAYGKASTQSIGIISNSDAGIIDGSSLQLNNISVAWGLPQKLLKQAGFQSASVSVNANNIYTFSRYKGLGGYGLATVSQPVQRTFALVLQFNF, encoded by the coding sequence ATGAACAGAATCTTACTACGCAAAAGCCTCAGGACTGTAGACCCGCCAGGGATACAAGTTTTTACAAAGCTCACCAAATGGGGGATCGTCAGTTTCCTGTTATTGCTGGTACAGTTCGCCCATGCGCAAACCATCAGCCTGCAGGCAAAGAATATCACACTTCAGAAAGTATTCAATGAGATCAGGAAACAAACCGGCTATGATGTGTTCTACAATTCCCGTCAGATCGATTCAAGCATCAAAGTAACGGTGAATGCGAAGGCGCAACCTCTTGATGCTTTCATGCAGCAGGTGCTGCAGGGGCATCCGTTCTCGCATTCCATCATCGGTTCCACTATCCTGGTGCGCAGAGAGGATAAGCCGAAACCCGCATCCCTATTGACGGATCCTACTCAAACCGGCGTGCAGGGAGTAGTGCTTGATGAAAAAACGAGAACGCCGCTGCTGGGTGTTACCGTGATGCTGGGGCGCACCAGGAAGGGTACACAGACGGATGCCATGGGGAAATTCCATATCAGGGAAGTTCAGGACGATGACAGTATTGTTTTTTCCATGGTAGGATATACTTCCATCGTTCGCAGATTTCAGCCGGAAGTCCGGAACATGATGGTATTACTCCGGCCGGCGGTGAGCGATCTCGATGCGGCAGTAGTACAGGCCTATGGTGTTACCAGTAAAAGATTGTCTACCGGCAATATCTCCCGTGTGAGTGGTGAAGAGTTGCGCAGGCAACCTGCCATCAATCCGCTTGCTGCCTTGCAGGGAAAGGTGCCGGGCATGACCGCCGTGATCACTAACGGTCATCCTTCAGCGCCTGTTAAGCTCGAGATCCGCGGCAGAAGTTCTCTGAACAGTGAATTCTCGGGTGAGCCCCTGTATATTGTTGATGGTGTGATCAGAACAATACTTGATGGAGCCGGCAGCACGCAGTATGATGTTGGAACCTCTCCGGGATTTGTTCAGGCAGGAGGTTCATTCACTGGCGGGCAAAGTATCTTCTTTGGAATGAATGCTGAGGATATTGAAAGTATCGAAGTATTGAAAGACGGCGATGCCACTGCTATTTATGGATCGAGGGGCGCCAATGGTGTAGTGATCATTACTACCAGGAAGGCACAACCGGGAAAGACAACTTTTACCGTCCAGCTGAACCAGGAGTTCACAGATATAGCGCGCTATCCGAAAATGATCGACAGGGAAACCTATTTCAATCTCAGGAGGGAAGCACTCCGTAACGACGGCATCGGGCCAACTGAGCAGAATGCACCCGATCTTGTACTCTGGGATACTACCAGGTATATCGACTGGAACAGGGAAATCTATCAGACCGGCGCCAATACCAGAGTGATGGCTGCTGCGTCTGGTGGTGACAACAGGAATTCCTTCCGCTTATCATCCTCTTATAATACACTGAGAACAATCAATAAGGGGCCAGACAAGAATGGAGTGCTGAATATTAATTTTTCCTACAATCATAAAAGCTCAGATGGCAAGCTGGATATGGGTTTGACCACTGGTTATATTTATACTTTTACGGAAGCGGCAAGAATGCCTGTTGCAGAGCTTGCTCCCAATGCACCTGCTATTCTCGACAGCAATGGAAAGCCCAACTATGCTCCATTCCATGGCCTGGGCAGTATTGCCAGGTATGAGTTCGCATCACTTTTTCAACCTGGCATTACAAAAGTGAATTCTTTTACTTCTTCCTTCAATGCAGGATATGCCATTGCTAAAGGTTTATCATTAAGGGTGACTGCCGGTTACAGCAGTATGTCGTCTATTAATGATATACTCATTCCACTGGCTTCACTCAGTCCGCTGGAGACCGGACTTACCGGTTCAGTGTTGATGGGAAGATCCACTTCATCTAACTGGAATGCAGATCCAACGATCAATTACGGCACCAACCTGGGAAGAGGTCAATTGGATGTAATGGTAGGAACAAGTATCCAGCAAAGAAAGACCATCTACATGAGTCTCTATGGAGCCGGATATACCAATGATAACCTGCTCGGCAGTATTGCTGACGCAGCAGTGAAAGATATCGTGGAAGGAACAAACCTCTACCGGTACAACGCAGTGTTTGGCCGGATCAATTTCAGGTGGGACAGAAAATATATCCTGAATCTCAATGGCAGGCGCGATGGTTCATCGCGGTTCGGGCCTGGAAAGCAATTTGGGAATTTCGGCTCAATTGGCTTTGCCTGGGTTCTGTCTGAAGAAGAATGGTGGAAGAAAAATATTCCCTCCTTTCTCAATTTCTTCAAACTGCGAGGCAGTTACGGACTCTCAGGAAACGATAATGTCAGTGAATACCAGTACCTGTCGCAATGGGGAACACAGCTTGGAAGCAGCAGTTCATCCAAGTTGTATGATTACAACGGTGAGCGGCCTTATGCCCCGATGCATGCGGTCAACCAGTTGTTTCAATGGGAAACGGTTACGAAACAGGAGCTGGGAACGGAGCTTGAATTGTTTAACAAGCTGATGCTGTCTGTTTCCTGGTACCGCCAGGTATGTGACAATCAACTGACCAGTCAGCCGGTGGGCTCATATACGGGTTTCAGTTTCGTGGTAACCAATTCTCCCGCAAAGGTTGAAAACAGAGGTGTTGAGATACAATTGGGAGGCGACATCATCAAACGAAAAAATTTCACCTGGAGAGGAGACTTCAATATTGCATTCAACAGGAACAGGTTGCTGGCTTATCCAAACCTCGACAAATCACGGCATGCCAGTCGTTACAGGATCGGTGAATCCCTGAACGTGAATTTCCTGTACCACTACATGGGTGTGGATCCTCTTACAGGGGAATACAGATTTGAAGATTACAACAAAGATGGCTCCCTGAGCAACGGTAATGGCAGACCTGGTGGATTGGGTAACGACCGTTATGTAGTCTTTGATAAAACGCCCAAATTCAACGGGGGATTCAGCAGTTCAGTTGCCTGGAAAAATCTTTCTTTTTCCCTGGGTTTCGCCTTCGCGAAAATGTTGATGGTTGATCCTTTGCTGTCCGTCAACCCCGGCGCTTTCGGAGAGGTGTATATTCCTGACCAGCTGCTCAGGAACTACTGGAAGAAACCGGGTGATATAGCAGCTTATGGAAAAGCATCAACACAAAGTATCGGAATTATCAGCAACTCGGATGCAGGCATCATCGATGGCTCCTCCCTGCAACTCAATAATATTTCCGTTGCCTGGGGATTGCCTCAGAAATTACTGAAACAAGCAGGGTTTCAAAGTGCCAGCGTATCGGTCAATGCCAACAATATCTACACCTTCTCCAGGTACAAAGGATTGGGTGGTTATGGATTGGCTACCGTATCCCAACCGGTACAAAGGACATTTGCTTTGGTTCTTCAGTTCAACTTCTAA
- a CDS encoding RagB/SusD family nutrient uptake outer membrane protein, whose translation MRKKLINEKIYLLILLLPLSVACKKLVTIPPPKHSISTEQMFETDNQAEGALAGIYSVMINGASTTQTQSAALNSWSAGLVSLLGSLSGGDYYNANLSGDLDFYEHATNNLKIQGRARSDAMWTTAYSSIYGANSIVEGVAASTSSKLSAKARKELTAEAKLVRAMAYFYLVNFYGDVPLVLTVNFHETIAMEKTPAAKVYDQVISDLKDAWQNLRDDFSTGKGERVRPNKWAAAALLSRVYLYTKNYTGAYEMASEVIRQQQIFELETDLNKSFLATSKEAIWQLKQTTQNTRMGNATPYGMQTVTSSVRIANFRLTDQLLNTFEAGDKRRDNWVAQTNNSEAGQAPVISWFPAKYKLGNHNFTSTSPKEYFMVLRLAELFLVRAEAQAHGAGDGLSAAIDDLNVIRHRAGLEDLPESLSNDELFLAIEKERQLELFAEWGHRWFDLKRTGRATVVLPEIPMKAPWRGDFQLLYPIPDKEIQENGMLIQNPGYF comes from the coding sequence ATGCGAAAGAAATTAATAAACGAAAAGATTTACTTGTTGATCCTGCTGTTGCCGCTATCGGTAGCCTGCAAAAAACTGGTGACGATACCCCCGCCAAAGCACAGTATTTCCACTGAACAGATGTTTGAAACAGATAACCAGGCGGAAGGTGCTTTGGCTGGCATCTACTCCGTGATGATCAACGGTGCCAGTACTACACAAACGCAAAGCGCTGCGTTGAATAGCTGGTCTGCCGGCCTCGTAAGCCTGCTGGGCAGCCTGTCTGGTGGTGATTATTATAACGCAAACCTGAGCGGCGACCTTGACTTTTATGAACATGCCACCAACAATCTCAAAATACAGGGAAGGGCCCGCAGCGATGCCATGTGGACTACCGCTTACAGCAGTATCTATGGAGCTAACTCGATTGTGGAAGGCGTAGCTGCTTCCACCTCTTCCAAACTCAGCGCCAAAGCCAGGAAAGAACTGACTGCCGAAGCAAAACTGGTAAGGGCGATGGCCTATTTCTATCTCGTGAATTTTTATGGGGATGTACCCCTGGTATTGACGGTGAATTTCCACGAGACCATTGCCATGGAAAAAACACCGGCTGCAAAAGTGTACGATCAGGTGATCAGCGATCTGAAAGATGCCTGGCAAAACCTGCGCGATGATTTTTCAACCGGCAAGGGAGAACGCGTAAGACCGAACAAGTGGGCTGCTGCTGCATTGCTGTCCAGGGTTTATCTCTACACGAAGAATTACACCGGCGCCTATGAAATGGCCAGTGAAGTGATCCGCCAGCAACAAATATTCGAGCTGGAAACAGATCTGAACAAAAGTTTTCTGGCAACCAGCAAAGAAGCCATCTGGCAACTGAAACAAACCACCCAGAATACCAGGATGGGGAATGCCACTCCTTATGGAATGCAAACAGTGACATCTTCTGTGAGGATCGCCAATTTCAGACTCACCGATCAGTTGCTGAATACATTCGAAGCCGGAGATAAGCGACGGGATAACTGGGTAGCACAAACGAATAACTCGGAGGCAGGCCAGGCGCCTGTCATTTCCTGGTTCCCCGCTAAATACAAACTGGGCAATCACAATTTTACCAGTACCAGTCCCAAAGAATATTTTATGGTGCTCCGCCTCGCTGAATTGTTCCTGGTGCGCGCAGAAGCGCAGGCCCATGGCGCAGGAGATGGTTTGAGCGCAGCTATCGATGATCTCAATGTGATCCGCCACAGGGCAGGGCTGGAGGATCTGCCGGAATCCTTATCCAACGATGAATTGTTCCTCGCCATCGAAAAGGAAAGACAACTGGAGCTCTTTGCCGAATGGGGCCACCGTTGGTTCGATCTCAAACGTACCGGGCGCGCCACTGTGGTATTACCGGAGATTCCCATGAAAGCGCCCTGGAGAGGCGATTTCCAGTTGCTTTATCCCATCCCTGATAAGGAAATTCAGGAAAATGGAATGCTGATTCAAAACCCGGGTTATTTCTGA